GGACGAAAGTGGCTTTCTCATATTAGGGTGAGAATTGTTTCTGTGCTAGATTCTTGATAGAGTATCAGATAACCAGCATTCTTTATTTCTTAGACATGCCTGGAGATTCTTATGGTAACTGCTGGAATGGAAGCTGAGAATGGGATGTCTTGTTGAGATGACATCTTGTAGATGCAGAGATTTCaggaggcttgactcattggtcttatgaaattttacaaaaaaaaggtAGAAAGGAACCTCGATCCAAAGGAGTTATAACAAACTTCTTCAATTAGAAAAAAGTGTTCATTGAGTTTTTGAACTCATCGTTTTCAAATTGTCATgagttctaaattttttttttttttttNTGTTTCTTGACTGATCATGACAAATTTCGACTTCATTGGAatggtttatatttttcaattatagtTTATTCTTTCCACTTGCGACGTCACTTTATACTTATTTCAAACGtagggtttttaaaacatgttattCAGGCAGGCCTTTCAAGCGGAGGAATCTGAGCATTATAATTGCATGCaggaaaattatattaattataggCCAAGCTCTGTTCGTAAGGATGACAATGGGGTCAAACGGATGGATTTGATTGCCTGTGCAGCTGATTCTATTGCAGATGGGGATATAATCAATGTACAAATTCAAAGGCATCGACAGTAGCAACTCTCTCAAGAGTAGTTCTATTGCTTCTTGTGTAATACCGTAAGTTTCAGGACTTCACCTCTGTGCATCCGATGCTTTTCTTAACTACCGTTACTATTCAATATTGATCTATATGTGATAGAGCTTGATTATTGCATGGGCAAAGAGAAACGCTGGAGCAGGTGATGAAATTCTGTACATGCAAGTTTTAAGgttttgaaatcttcttttgtttaaattatttatgagtCAGAAAATTGAGTAATTATTATACGTTTTGGAGGTATGAAAAAATAGCTGTTCTTAGAGAGGTGGTTGAATTTGGCTAGTAGagtttttcttgtaattttttattatagtaGGAGCGAAtcattaaactattttaatgtatttggTATGCATTACAATCTTCTACCTGTGAgcagaaatattattttggataaTGCATTCGTGCCCCCTGTTTTAGTCGTCATTAGCTCTTCACTATGTTTTGTACATGCAGGGAGAGTGTAATTTAATAGATTTGGTGCATGGCTgggaaaaaaattcaacatttgGAAAACATATGAGGCTTTTGGAGGACTTTCATGTTCACATTCTTGCTTCTCGCGAGTCCTGTTCATGGAGGTAATTTGTAATGTGctgtatttgttttttccaTTGTTGTAGCATGATATACTTCCTGTATGGATATTCCTACTGTTGCAAAGTTTCAGGAACCTTCTGAATTAAATATCTACAATTCCTACTTCCTGTATGGATATTCCTATttgcctttctttttcttcgaaCATATTGTttccttctattttttattaaaaagatcTACATTTCCAATGGCTTAGTAGTTCATTATTTAGACTTCTCCATAAGATAGACTAGATTTTTAATGTTTCCAGATTCTGCTATCATCCTAATGGTCAGGAGAAAAGCTTTTAATTCAAGCAAAGGAGAGAGAGACCCATCCCACTAGATCCCCCTATCATTATAAAAGTTTTTCTACATTATGGGTTCTTCTTCATCTTAAGATTATTCCCAAATATATGCCTTCTTGCATGTTCTGAAATCTAAGCTGGTTTGTCCATGTTCATATTTGAAAACttgttaaaattttgtgtCCCGAATACACGTGTAAGCTGCTTAACCCCACTCTTTTCACATGGATATGTGTGTCATTAGTTGCAAGCTATAATACTTGTATACAAAATTATACAGGGAACACCTACAAGCTGAGAACCTTACTCTTTTTCTAAAGAGGTTGACTGAGCCACTGCGCAAGCTGCCTGAGGTTAGACTATATTTAAATCGTCTGATTTTTGTTATACGAATGGTAAATTCTTCGAGGCACTGTGATTtacttaataattttttccaATGATATGATTGCCAGAATGAAGCAGTTAAAATGGTTGTTGAGTTTATGAGTCTATATTCAATCAATCAGGAGGATTTTGATACTGTTCTTGAGTTGTCAAAATTTCAGGTATTGACATCtacagtttttttagcatagTTTTCTTACAGACGATTCTCCTAATCACAGGGTCGTAAGAATTTATTGGATGGCGTTCCCCTTCTGTGAAATCTGCTCTAACAAAGGCATACAAAGAAGTAAGCAAGACACGTATGGGGATACAGTTCCTGCAATGAAAAAAAGCCCCAAAGAAGCGAATTGCAGCGATTCTAGAACTCTTTGGACAACAAGGGTGCAGGTAAGATTTGATCCGTCTTTTCGAGGTCAGCGGTTAGTGAATGAGTTGCGCTTGTTGGGCAAGTCCTGCTTCTCTAGTTGCCAATTATTCCTTGTCGCAATTATAGAAGACTCCACAAACGGTGAGAAGTTGCGACTGGACCTTCAAAGCTTGAATAAGAAACTGCAATTGGAATATGAAGTCCTTGCTATtggttttatattttctattttgtttggaATGCAAGTGCAGTTGGAATTGAAATGCGTGGAAAATTCAAGCGCCAAGAAATTCGGTGGCAGAGGAAGAGGAGTTAGTTCCCAGGATTCAAAGAAGAAAGGTGGGCGAGGTTCGGGATCTGCCACAGAgaggagaaaatgaaataaaacgCTTCTAGAACTTCTGGTAATGTTTGTTAGACgaaactctccacaatggtatgatattgtccactttgagcataagctctcatggctttgctttgggcttccccaaaaggcctcacaccattggtgttagtattcctcacttataaactatGATCATTCCAAATTAGcccctcacaccaatggagttagtattcctcacttataaactcatgatcattccctaaattagccgatgtgggacttccatcatccaacacctcccctcgaacaaagtgcgcctccccttaatcgaggctcgactcctttggagtcttagtcattttttactgccttcgaggaggggctcctcctttttcttttggagttctttgttcgatatttgaggatttaccaatctattggcacgactaagtttagggcatggctctgataccgtATTAAGAATCACAGATCTCCaccatggtatgatattgtccactttgagcataagctctctggctttgctttgggctttcccaaaagacctcacaccaatggagttagatggagttagtatttctcatttataaacccattgatcattccctaaattagccgatgtggtacttccatcatccaacaatgtTATCATGTTCTACGCCCCATGCATGCATTATTTTGCTGATATATGTGTTTGAACTGGTAGAGGAATACATAACCTTGTATATGCTACATGTTACATGGGCCATTTTGACGTATAACAGAAACATGCTTTTGTATCAACCATTTTGGCTAGCAATAGAACTGAGACCAAGTCTTCGCCATTTGATGTGTTGAGTTGAGTCAGCCGACGGACAAGACTGGTTTTCGGAGAAGTTattattaccattttttaataacgGGAATATTAGAGGCGCTCTGCTCTTTACACATACATTATTGTTCATAGCCCACCTTCACTAATCTTCAAGAATGTTAGCCAACTACTCGGCCAGT
The Cucurbita pepo subsp. pepo cultivar mu-cu-16 chromosome LG16, ASM280686v2, whole genome shotgun sequence genome window above contains:
- the LOC111777003 gene encoding replication factor C subunit 1-like is translated as MYKFKGIDSSNSLKSSSIASCVIPETLEQGECNLIDLVHGWEKNSTFGKHMRLLEDFHVHILASRESCSWREHLQAENLTLFLKRLTEPLRKLPENEAVKMVVEFMSLYSINQEDFDTVLELSKFQGRKNLLDGVPLL